A window of Fibrobacter sp. contains these coding sequences:
- a CDS encoding chain A iron centre cytochrome C protein translates to MNEHESQQLQITRRGWFKGVGTICAATALGSLGGHMFASKAQAQQAASMQKWPWPYEKLDPTITAEIAYQEWYRIFCGGAVISAVFSQLREKVGEPYSSFPIDGFMFLEGGILNWGTLCGSNAGAAIVANLIFGPRIIDEEGTGHFIGADILDWYGHQAMPTFIPKEPKVPVENIPRTIAESPLCHVSVGKWMAVSEKPLGSLERRDRCARTAASVAYHLVELLNEWKDDTYEETSDWTPISGHGINAQRNCLECHSLGTPEAPRKKDDI, encoded by the coding sequence CTCTCGGCTCCTTAGGTGGACACATGTTTGCCTCCAAGGCGCAGGCCCAACAAGCGGCTTCAATGCAGAAATGGCCTTGGCCCTATGAAAAGCTGGACCCCACAATAACGGCTGAAATAGCCTACCAAGAATGGTACCGAATATTTTGCGGCGGCGCGGTTATCAGCGCTGTTTTTTCTCAACTACGAGAAAAGGTGGGAGAGCCGTACAGCTCTTTTCCAATCGATGGTTTCATGTTTCTTGAAGGAGGAATTCTGAATTGGGGCACCCTATGCGGATCGAACGCAGGTGCCGCCATTGTGGCCAACCTGATCTTTGGCCCCCGAATTATCGATGAAGAAGGCACTGGTCACTTCATCGGCGCTGACATACTGGACTGGTATGGCCACCAGGCAATGCCGACCTTTATCCCGAAAGAACCGAAAGTTCCGGTAGAAAATATTCCACGAACCATTGCTGAATCTCCGCTGTGCCATGTATCGGTAGGTAAGTGGATGGCAGTGTCGGAAAAACCATTGGGCAGCCTGGAACGGCGCGATCGCTGTGCCCGTACTGCAGCAAGCGTGGCCTATCATCTGGTTGAATTACTCAATGAGTGGAAAGACGACACCTATGAAGAAACAAGCGACTGGACCCCTATTTCTGGCCATGGAATCAATGCCCAGCGCAACTGTCTGGAATGCCACAGCCTAGGCACCCCAGAAGCACCTCGAAAAAAGGACGATATCTGA